In Pyxidicoccus xibeiensis, the genomic stretch ATGCCGGTGCCCTCGCCGCCGCCGACGCTGCTGATGTCGCGCACGCGGTTGCGGCGGATGACGATGCCAGAGGGCATGGGGCCCTCGCGGTTGCCACCCACGGAGATGCCCTTGGCGGAGTCGTAGATTTCGTTGTCCTCCACCGTCACGTCACGCGCGGAGTAGTGCACCACGACGACGTCGCCCTTCGCCGTGGAGGACGGGCGGAACTGGTGCATCCGGTTGTTGCGGATGACCACGCGGTAGCACGTCTTGATGTCCACCGCGTTCTCACGGTTGGCGTAGAAGTGGTTGTTCTCCACCACCAGCCCGTCCGCGGGCGGCAGCGAGCTGAAGCCCTCGGGCCCCAGGCACTGGACGGAGTCACCCGAGTTGTCGTGGATGTCGTTGTTGCGCACGGTGATGTCGCGCGACGTGGGCTGCACCACGACGCCGTGCGAGTCCTTGTCGCCCGTGTTCTTCAAGAAGTCGTGGATGTGGTTGTTCTCGATGGTGGCGCCCCGGGCGTTGTCGTAGGTCGTCACGCCCGCGCCGGCGCCGCCGTGGTGCAGCTCCGAGTTGGCCAGCACCGAGCCCGTCACGTCCCCCTGGAAGGTGACGGCGAAGAAGGACTGGCGCTGCACGTCGACCTCGAAGCCGTCGATGACCCAGTTCGGACGGCGCAGCTGGATGAGCGCCCCGCCGCCGTTGCCGGGGATGATGCGCGGACGGCCCTCGCCCTGGAGGGTGATCTTCGCGTCGGGCGTGCCCGGCTTCGCGTTGGTGTCGATGACGATGCGCTCGGGATAGGTGCCGGCCAGCACGCGGATGACCTCGCCGGGGTTGGCCTGGCTGATGGCCTTCGCGATGGTGCGGAAGGGCGCCGCGGCGCTGCCGTCACCGGCGTCGTTGCCGCTCTGGCTCACCACCCACTCTCGGGAGAAGGCCGCGGGCACCGCGGGAGACAGCGGCATGGCCTGGATGCCCGGCTGCGGGCCCGGCTCGGCGAGATTGACGTGGTCCGGGTGCGCGGGCAGCTCCGCCACCGGGGTGTCCGGGACGGGCTGCACGCCCAGGGCCGGACGGGCGACAGGGCCCGCGCCGGGCGCGGGAGCACCGGGCGCCGCGGGGGCACCGGGCGCCGCGGGGGGCGCCATGGGGGACGGCGCGGGGGTGGACGGAGCGACCGTCCCCAGGTCCGGCAGGTTGAACCAACCGCCCTGGTCCTGGGCGTGGGCAGTCGCGCCGAGCATGAGCAGGCTCGCGGCCAGGGCGGCCGTCGGGGTCTTCAGCGTCAAGCAGTTGCCTCGTCGAATTTTCATGAGCAGGGCCAACGCCGGAGTCGTGGCGCTCTATTCACGCCCCGCCCTGTCGGCCCCGGCGCAGCCCTTGCGGCCCGGCGGGCGTACGCCCGTGACATCCCCGAGGAACGGCGGCTACGGTGGCGCCCTCCGTGCGACCCGCCGTCTCGCTGCTCCTCGTCACCGTCCTCTTCACCGCCTGCGCGGCGCCGAAGCCCGCGCCCGGCAAGCCCCCTCCCCCGCCCCCCGGGCAGGCAGGCGTGTCTCCAGACGGTGGCACGGGGCCGCTGGAAGCCCCCGCGGCGCCTGACGGGGGCGCCGTGGGCTCCGACGCGGGGACGCCGACGCTCCCGGGCGGCGAGGACCCGCTGGCCCAGGGACTGCCGGGGCCGGGAGACCTCAAGCGGCTGGACTTCCGGGGCGGCGAGCCCCGCATCCCCATCCGGCTGATGGAGGGCCGGCGCGAGGTGATGTTCTCCTCGCGGGGCCGGATGCGGCTGCGCTTCGGCGGGCCCGACGACAAGGTGCTGGACGCGGCGGCGGGCACGCGCTGGACGGTGCGCGTGACACAGGGCGAGCCGGCGGTGCTCTCCGCGCGCGTGCAGCTGGGCGAGTTCCGCGTCGCGGACCGCGAGGGCCTGAGCGCGGCGCAGGAGGAGTGGCGGGCCCGCGGGCTGGCGGTGCGCGCGCACGTGCTGGGCGCGGTGTACGGCATCGCCGGCAAGGTCATCGACAACCGGCGCTACCTGCTCCTGCTGGACGAGGCGCTCTCCCCCGAGGCGGCGGCCCGCAAGCAGGCGGAGCTGCTGCGCGAGTACGGGGTGCGCACGTCGCTCTTCGAGGAGGCGCGCACGCCCGCACGCGCCATCCTGGAGCTGAGGGACGAGTCCGGCGTCGTGGTGGGGCTGGCACAGGACCGGCTGGACGCGGAGACGCCGGACGGCGCGGGCTTCGACGTGCGGCAGGTGGAGTACGGCGTCGGCTACGACTTCCACGGCTTCGAGGACCGCACCTTCCGGGGCGCGCTGCAGCTGGTGGTGGACCGCGCGGGCCTGCTGGCCGTGGTGAACGTCGTCCCCCTGGAAGACCTCCTGAAGGGGCTGGTGCCGGCGGAAATCTTCGCGCGCGCCCACCCGGAGGCCCTCAAGGCCCAGGCCGTCACCGCGCGGGGCGAGGTGCTGGCCAAGGTGGGCATCAAGCACCTGGCGGACCCGTACCTCCTCTGCTCCGAGCAGCACTGCGCCGTGTACCGGGGCCGCACGGGCGAGGCGGCCAGCACCACCGCCGCCGTGGAGGCCACCCGGGGCGAGGGCCTCTTCAGCGCGGACGGGCGGCTGGTGGACTCGGTGTACAGCGCGGTGTGCGGCGGCCACACGGAGGACAACGACGTGGTGTGGGGCGGGCCGCCGGACCCCACCCTGCGCGGGCGCCCGGACGTGCTGGAGCCCGCCGGCCGCATCCCCCTGCCCGCCCACCTGGAGGAATGGCTGTCCGCCTCGGACCTGCCGGCCGCCTGCCGGCTGTCCAGCTTCGCGCAGCCCACCAAGTTCCGCTGGGAGAAGCGCTTCACCGCGGCCCAGGTGGACGCCCTGACGGAGAAGCTGGGGGTGGGGCGCATCCAGGCCCTGGCCCTGTCCGAGCGGGGGGTGTCCGGACGGGCGCGGGTGCTGACGCTGTCAGGGGACAGGGGCGCCACCCAGGTCCGGGGCGAGCTGAACATCCGCCGGCTCTTCGGCATGCTCAACAGCAGCATGGCGGTGGTGGAGCCCGAGCGGGATGCCGAGGGCCAACTCACCGGCTGGCTTTTCCGTGGCGGGGGCTGGGGCCACGGAGTAGGGATGTGCCAGACAGGCGCCATCGGCCGGGCGGAGGCCGGGCAGCGCTACCAGGACATCCTCCGTCACTACTTCAACGGCGCCGAGGTGGCCCCCATCTATTGAAGTCCGAGGGGGACGCCCATGCGTACCAGTGCACGTCTCGCGAATCTCCTCCCCTGCCCACCTGTTCTGCCGCGAACGGGACGGGACTAGACAGCCGGCCTGGAGGTTTATCATCGCGCCGTGAGCACGGGTCCTTCTCCTACAGACTGGCGTCGCCGGAAGCGAAGGGGGTCGCCGTGGCGGCTCGTCGCGGCGGTGGCGCTCGCCCTCCTGGTGCACGTGGCCTATGTGGGTGCCGTGCTCCTGGCGGGCTCCCTGCAGCCGGGCTCCGCCTCCAAGGACCGCAAGCCGGTGACGCGGCCCACCTCCGTGGCCGTCCGCCCGCTCACCGCGGACCAGTGGGCGAAGAACCGGGGCAAGAACGCGCCCTCCGCCAAGGTGACGCAGCGGCCCCGCGCCCAGGAGAAGAAGCCCGAGGAGAAGAAGCCGGAGACGCGCCCCGAGGGTCAGGTGGTGGACGTCGCCCCGGGCAACGAGCAGGAGGCGCCGGACGCGAAGTACCTCGCGGAGAGCAACAACCGCGTGGACAAGGAGACGCGCGCCCGGGAGCAGACGCCCTTCTACCGCAACGCCACGCCCCAGCGGACCGCGCCCAAGGACCAGCAGGGCGCGGACAGCCAGGCGCAGGCGCCCCGCATCGCCGGCAACAACGGCATGGGCAATGACGACAACCCCATGTCCGAGGCCGGCCAGAAGTCCGCCTTCGAGATTCCCGACGCGCGCCGCAAGTCCGAGGTCGCCGTGAAGACGGACCCCAACACGCGCGGCCCGGGCGTCGTCGTGAATCCCCAGAACGAGAGCGACGAGGTGGTGGGCAACTCGAAGCGCCTGCGCATCCAGCCGGGCTTGGGCGAGGAGCAGGACGGCTCGGCCGGGCGCGTGGGCGCTCCGGGCGTGGCCGCGCTGATGCCGTCCCGCGCCGTCATGGACAAGGTGCTGGGCGCCGCCCCCAATGACCACCTCGACGAGGCCGACGAGGGCGACGCCACCCTCCTCAACACGCGCGAGTGGAAGTACGCCAGCTTCTTCAACCGCGTGAAGCAGAGCGTGGGGATGCACTGGAACCCCAACGAGCAGCTGCGCCGAAGGGACCCCACCGGGAGCACCTACTCCGGGAAGGACCGGTACACGCTCCTGGAAATCACGCTCGACGAGAAGGGTCAGGTGAAGGACATCCAGGTGGAGAAGAGCAGCGGCCTGGACTTCCTGGACCTGGAGGCGGTGTCCTCCTTCAAGCGCGCGCAGCCCTTCCCCAATCCGCCGCCGGGCCTGCTGAGCCAGGACGCGGAGGTGAAGTTCCAGTTCGGCTTCTTCATGGAGTTCGGCGGCGGCCCGCGGATGCGGCTGTTCCGCCAGCCCAACTGAAGGCCCACGCTTCTCTCGCCGCCGGGCGGGGTTCCCACTACCCTGCGGCGCCGTGGAAACCTCTGTCGGCGACCGCAGCCTCGCCCTTCAACAGCGCAGCCGGAAGATCCGCGTCGTCCTGCTGGCCATCCTCGGGGCCAACTGGGTGGTGGCCGCCGCCAAGCTCGTCTTCGGGCTGCTCAGCCACTCCGCCGCGGTGACGGCGGACGGGCTGCACTCGTTCATCGACGGGGGCTCCAACGTGCTGGGGCTGGTGGCCATGGGCGTGGCCTCGCGGCCGGCGGACGAGGACCACCCCTACGGGCACGGCAAGTTCGAGGCGCTCGCGTCGCTGGGCATCGGCGCGATGATTGGCATCGGCATGCTGGAGCTGGGGCGCATGGCGCTCGACTCGCTGCTGAAAGACAAGCACCCGCAGGTGACGGCGACGATGGCGGGGGTGATGGTCTTCACCCTGGTCGTCAACGTCGCGGTGACGCGGGTGGAGCGGCACTACGGCCAGAAGTACAAGAGCACCCTGCTGCTGGCGGACGCGAGCCACACCATGTCCGACGTCTGGGTCACCCTCGCCGTGCTGGCCTCGCTGCTGCTGGTGTGGCTGGGCTTCCCGCGCGCGGACGGGCTGATTGCCCTGGGCGTCATGGTGTTCGTGGCGTGGGTGGCCTACGGCATCGTCCGGCAGGCGGTGGGCATCCTGTCCGACACGGCGCGGTTGGACCCGGTGGAAGTCGCGCGGCACACCACGGGCGTGGTGGGCGTGCGCTCCTGCCGTGACGTGCGCAGCCGCGGCATGGAGGAGAGCGTCTACGTGGACCTCAAAATCGAGGTGGACCCGAACCTGTCCACCGCGCAGGCCCACGAGGTGGCGGACCGCGTGGAGCGCGCCATCCAGGACAACTACCCGCAGGTGGTGGACGTGGTGGTCCACGTGGAGCCGGCGCGCGCCGGGGCGTCCCGCCCGTAGGCCCCGGGACGCCCCGCCCCTCACCCGCCGCGCTGCTTCTCCGGCTCGGCCTTGGAGAGGGTGACGGAGATGACGTCGAGCAGGACCTCCAGCTTGAAGGGCTTCGCCAGGAAGCCGGCCACCGCGTGTCCCTGGAGCACCGAGCGGGACGCGGAGGACATCACCACCACGGGGATGCGCTGGGCGCGGGCATCCAGCGCCCGGGCCATGAGGAAGCCGCGGCCGTCCATCAGCGGCATCATCAGGTCCAGGAGCACCAGGTCCGGAGCCCGCTCCGCCAGCAGCCGCAGGCCGTCCTGGCCGTCGCGGGCGGTGAAGGCCTCGTAGCCCTCGTCCTGGAGGATCTCGCACAGGGTGGCCGCGAGGATGTCCTCGTCCTCGATGATGAGGATGCGCCTCATCGCTGTTTCCTTCCACGTGGGGGTCGGGACACCTGTTTCTTCGCGGTCTTCGCGGGTGGGCTCGCTCTCTTCCGGGTGCGATTCCCACTCCGCGCCGTCGCGGGCGCGTGCGGCCGGGGCTGGCCGGTGATGACAGCATCCAGCTCCGCGTAGCTCCCCCGCACCTCCAGGCCCCGGGAGGAGATGGCCAGCTCGCGCAGGTGGGGGTCATTGTCGCTGTCGCGCATCTTCAGCACGGAGACGAGCCGGTGGAGGCGCCCGCTCAGCTCGAAGAAGCGCACGAACAGCACGTTGTCGGCCAGGGCCTCCACGCCCCGGATGGAGGCATGCAGCTCCGGCCCGAACAGCTCGTTCGGCTGTTGGGTCAGCAGCACGGTGACGTCCCTGTCCCGGAGCGTGTTGAGCAGCGCCGCCAGGAAGCGCATGGTGCGCCCGGCGTCGGAAGCCTCCAGGACGAGCGACTCCAGGCCATCCAGGAGGAGGCGGCGGCACCCGCGCTGCTCCACCAGGGAGACGAGGTCCTGCGCCAGCGAATCCGGCAGCGTCTCCACCGGCGCGCGGACCTCCACATGCACCCGGCCGGCCTCCACCCACTTGCGCAGCGGCAGCCCCACGGAGTCCGCCTTGAGCAGCAGCTGCGCGGCGCCCTCGCCGAAGCCGAAGTACAGGCCCGGCTCACCGCTCGCCGCGCCCTCCGCGAGGAAGTGGAGCCCGAGCAGCGTCTTGCCACCTCCCGGGCTGCCCAGCAGCAGCGTGGACGAGCGCGTGACGAGCCCGCCCCCACACATCGCATCCAGGCCGGGGATGCCCCAGCGCGAGCGCCGGCTCGGGTCCGCGACCTTCTCGGAGCCGCTGCGGTGGAGCGCCTCGTAGCGGGGGAAGATGCAGACGCCGTTCTGGTCGATGGTCAGGGTGTGCCGTCCGGACAGGTTGTTGCTGCCCCGGAACTTGATGACCTCCAGGCCGCGGATGGCCTTCAGCCCCACGCGCTCCAGCTGGAGTGAGAGGATGCCGTCCGCCATGACGTGCTCGACGTCCGTCGTCTTGGCCTCCTCGGAGGAGATGAGGAAGGTGGTGCAGCCCGTCAGGCTCGTGCGCACCGAGAGGGACTGGAGGAACTCCCGCAGCGGCACGTGCGCGCGGATGTGCTCGCGCACCACGTTGAACCCGTCGATGACGAGCACCTGCGCCCCCTTGTCCCGGAGCACCTGGCTGAGGAGCTCCAGCAGCGCCCGCGCCCCACCCTCCTTCAGCGCGTTGACGCCGCTGACGTAGTGGACGTGCGTGCCCACCAGCTCCTGCTGGAAGAACGCCAGCGAGCGCAGGTGGAGCACCATCCGCGCGTGGGTCTCCGTGAGCATCGTCACGTAGACGGACGACACGCCCTGCTTCGCCAGGTTGAAGCACATCTGGTTGGCGAGCGTCGTCTTCCCCGTGCCCGGCGGGCCCGTGAGGATGTACAGCCCGCCCCGGAGCCAGCCTCCGCCCAGGATGGGGTCCAGATGAGGCGTGCTGCTCGAGAGCCGTGAGTCCTCCGCCTCCGGAGGGATGGAATCCACGCGTGTTGCTCCTTCCGCCACTCACACTGTCGTCTTCGGGACGATGAGCATTGGGAGCACACGCATTCACTCCCGGCCGGCGCTCCGGCCTCAGGGCAGGCGGGCGGGCGGGCGCGTGGAGGTGCGGCCGCTCAAAAAGACGAGGGCCGCCTCCCCGCGAGAGGGAGACGGCCCCAAGCCTTCAGCCGCGCCACGGGGGCGCGGCCCGCATCACGCGGCCTTCGGGTCCATGTAGTCCTCGATGGGCGGGCACGAGCAGACCAGCTTGCGGTCCCCGAGCACGTTGTTGAGGCGGCCCACGGACGGCCAGAACTTGTTCTCGCGCACCCACGGGGCGGGGAAGACGGCCTGCTCGCGCGAGTAGGGCCGGTTCCACTCCGGGGCGGTGAGGACGCGGGCGGTGTGGGGCGCGTTCTTCAGGACGTTGTTGTCCTTCGGCATGCGCCCCTCCTCGATGTCGCGAATCTCCTGGCGGATGGCAATCATCGCGTCGCAGAAGCGGTCCAGCTCCGCCTTGGACTCGGACTCCGTGGGCTCAATCATCAGCGTGCCCGCCACCGGGAACGACACGGTGGGCGCGTGGAAGCCGAAGTCCATGAGGCGCTTGGCCACGTCCTCCACCTCGACACCCGACGTCTTCTTGAGCGGGCGCAGGTCGACGATGCACTCGTGCGCCACCTTGCCGCGCTTGCCGCGGTAGAGCACCGGGTAGTGGGGCTGCAGCCGCTCGGCGATGTAGTTGGCGTTGAGGATGGCCAGCTTGGTGGCCTGGGTGAGGCCCTCGCCGCCCATCATGGTGGCGTACATCCACGAGATGAGCAGGATGCTGGCGCTGCCCCACGGGGCCGCGGAGATGGCGCCGATGGCCTCGCTGCCGCCCGTCTGGATGACCGGGTGGCCCGGCAGGAACTTCACCAGGTGGCTGGCCACGCAGATGGGGCCCATGCCCGGGCCGCCACCGCCGTGCGGGATGCAGAACGTCTTGTGCAGGTTGATGTGGCACACGTCCGCGCCGACGAGGCCCGGAGCCGTGAGGCCCACCTGCGCGTTGAGGTTCGCGCCGTCCATGTACACCTGGCCGCCGCGCTCGTGGATGACGGAGCAGATCTCCTGGATGTCCTCCTCGAAGACGCCGTGCGTGGAGGGGTACGTCACCATCAGCGCCGCCAGCTGGTCCTTGTGCTGGTCCGCCTTGGCGCGCAGGTCCGCGAGGTCGATGTTGCCGTCCTCGTCGCACTTGGTGACGACGACCTTGTAGCCCGCCATCACCGCGGAGGCCGGGTTGGTGCCGTGCGCGGAGGAAGGAATCAGGCACACGTCGCGGTGCGCCTGGCCGCGGCTCTGGTGGTACGCGCGGATGACGAGCAGGCCCGCGTACTCACCCTGGCTGCCGGCGTTGGGCTGCAGCGAGCACCCGGCGAAGCCGGTGACGGCGGTGAGCATGCGCTCCAGCTGCTCGAAGATGACCTTGTAGCCGGCCGCCTGCGAGGTGGGGGCGAACGGGTGCAGCCGGCCGAACTGCGGCCACGTCACCGGAATCATCTCCGCGGTGGCGTTGAGCTTCATGGTGCAGCTGCCCAGCGGAATCATCGAGTGCGTGAGGGACAGGTCCTTCGCCTCGAGCCGCCGGATGTAGCGCAGCATCTCCGTCTCGGAGTGGTAGCTGTTGAAGACGGAGTGCTCGAGGAACGCGCTGCTGCGGCGCAGCCCCTGCTCCACCGGGCTCTCCACCGGGGTGGTGCCCAGGTCGTACAGCGAGGGAACACCGGCCTTGCCCGTGCCGGTGGCGAAGGCCGCGAGGATGGCCTCCACGTCCGAGGGCCGCGTCGTCTCGTCCAGGGACACGCCCACCGTCTTGTCGTCGATGCGGCGGAAGTTCATCCGCGCCTGCTCGGCGGCGGACAGCACCGCGCGCACCTGCGCCCCGGTCAGCTCCACGCGCAGCGTGTCGAAGTACTGGGCGTGCTTCGGCGCCAAGCCCAGCTTCGTCAGGCCGCGCGCCAAGAGCGCGGTGAGGCCGTGCACGCGCTCGGCGATGGCCTTGAGCCCCTTGGGCCCGTGGTAGACGGCGTACATGCTGGCGATGACGGCCAGCAGCACCTGCGCGGTGCAGATGTTGCTCGTCGCCTTCTCGCGGCGGATGTGCTGCTCGCGCGTCTGCAGCGCCATGCGCAGCGCGCGCCGGCCCTGCGCGTCCTCGGACACGCCGATGAGGCGGCCCGGCATGACGCGGGTGTAGGCATTCTTCGTGGCGAAGTAGCCGGCGTGCGGGCCGCCGTAGCCCAGCGGGACGCCGAAGCGCTGCGCGCTGCCCACCGCCACGTCCGCGCCGAACTCGCCCGGAGGCGTGAGCAGCGTGAGGCTCAAGAGGTCCGCCGCGACGATGAGCAGGCCGCCCGCGGCGTGCACCTTCTCGCCGAAGCCCCGGTAGTCGTACACCGCGCCGTCGGTGGACGGGTACTGCACCAGCGCGCCCACGTACTTCTTCGCGGCCAGGTCCACCGTGCGGTGGTCGCCCACGACGACCTCCACGCCCAGCGGCTGGGCGCGGGTGCGCACGACGTCGAGGGTCTGCGGGTGGCAGGCCTCGGACACGAAGAAGGCCGCGCCCGACTCCTCGCCCTTGAGGTGCAGGGCCAGCCCCATGGCCTCGGCCGCGGCGGTGCCCTCGTCGAGCAGCGAGGCGTTGGCCACCTCCAGGCCCGTCAGGTCCATGATGACCGTCTGGAAGTTGAGTAGCGCCTCCAGCCGGCCCTGGGCAATCTCCGCCTGGTACGGCGTGTACTGCGTGTACCAGCCCGGGTTCTGGAAGATGTTCCGGAGGATGACGTTCGGGGTGTGGGTGTCGTGGTAGCCCATCCCGATGAACGAGCGGAACACCTGGTTCTTCGCGGCAATCGCCTCCAGCTCCGCCAGCAGCTCGTGCTCACCGCGCGGCGCGCCCAGCCGCAGCGGCTCCTTGGCGCGGATGGCCGGCGGGACGGCCTGCTCGATGAACGCGTCGAGCGAGGTCACCCCCAGGGTGGCCAGCATCTTCTTCAGCTCGTGCTCGTCCGGACCGTTGTGCCGGCCGGCGAACGACTCCTGATACTTCCAATTCAAGGACATGGCAGTCGGGCTCGCGTGCGAGTCGGAAAAATCGAGGACCGTCACTAACAGCCGGGCGGTAGCGCTTCAGTGCTACGCGTTCTTGAGCAGGTCGGCGTACGCGGCGGCATCCATGAGCGCGTCTACCTGCTTGGGGTCCGACAGCTCGACTTCGACAATCCACCCCGCCCCGTAGGGGTCCGTGTTGACGGTGGAGGGGTTGTCCGCCAGCGCGTCATTCACCTTCACCACGGTGCCGGTGAGCGGCGAGTACAGCTCCGACACGGCCTTGGTGGACTCGATGACGCCGAACTGCTTGCCCTCGGTGAGGGTGGCGCCCACCTTGGGCAGCTCCACGTACACCACGTCGCCCAGCGACTCCTGGGCATGGGCGGTGACACCCACCACCACCACCTTGCCCTGGACGCGGGCCCACTCGTGCTCACGGGTGTACTTCAGGTCGCCGGGAATGTTGTCGGCCATGTCGTTGCTCCTCAAATGGGGCTGGATGCTTCAGGGCTTCTTGTAGAACGGCGTCTTCACCACCACGGCGGGCACGGGGCGGCCACGGATGTCCACGTCGAAGGTGGAGCCCTCCGCGGAAAGCTCGGCCGGCACGTAGCCGATGCCGATGGGCTTCTTCACGGACGGGCCCATGGTGCCGCTCGTCACCTCGCCCACCGGCTTGCCGTCCTTGTGGATGGCGTAGCCATGGCGGGGGATGCCGCTGCCCGTCACCTCGAAGCCCACCAGCTTGCGCTTCACGCCCGCGGCCTTCTGCGCCACCAGCGCGTCCTTTCCAATGAAGGCAGGCTTGTCGAGCTTCACAATCCAGCCGAGGCCGGCCTCGAGCGCGGTGTGGGCGTCGTCGATGTCGTTGCCGTAGAGGGCGTACTTCATCTCCGTGCGCAGGCTGTCGCGAGCGCCCAGGCCGCACGGCTTCACGCCGTCCTGCTGGCCTTCGGTGAGCAGCGCGTCCCAGAGCTTCACCGCGTCGTCGGGCGCGCAGTACAGCTCGAAGCCGTCCTCGCCGGTGTAGCCGGTGCGGGAGATGATGCTCTTGACGCCCGCCACCTCGCCCTCGGCGAAGCGGTAGGTGCCAATCTTCGAGGTGTCCGTCTTCGTCAGGCGCTGGACGAGGCCGGCGGCCCTGGGGCCCTGCACGGCGATCTGCGCCCAGTCGTCCCCGCGGTCCACGGGCTTGACGCCCTTGGCGTGCTCCTTCATCCAGGCGAAGTCCTTCTCGCGGTTGCTGGAGTTGACGCAGATGAAGATGCGCTCGGGGCTGAAGCGGTAGGCGACGATGTCGTCCACGAAGGTGCCCCGCTCGTTGAGCAGGCCCGCGTACACCGCCTGGCCGTCCGAGATGCGGGCGAGGTCATTGGAGATGAGGCCGTTGACCGTCTCCAGCGCGCCGGGGCCGGAGAACTCCACCTCGCCCATGTGCGAGACGTCGAACAGGCCGACGGCGGTGCGCACGGCCTCGTGCTCGCCGATGACGGACGAGTACTGCACCGGCATGTCCCAACCGACAAAGTCCACCATCCGAGCGCCCAGCTTGCGGTGGGCGTCGTTGAGAGGCGTACGCCGGGCCATCATCTTCTCCTGGAGGGGTGTGGAAAACGGCGCGGACTATAGCCGCGAGACTTCGCCAATCAAGGCCGACGGGGACCGTCTACACTGGGGCAGACATGAAGATTCGTAATCGGTTGAATCCATCCAACCCCTGCTTCTCCTTCGAGTTCTTCCCGCCGAAGACGGACGAGGGCGTGGCCAACCTCCTCAAGACACTGGAGGACCTGGCGCCGCTGCAGCCCGGCTTCGTGTCGGTGACGTACGGGGCCGGCGGCAGCACGCGCGACCGGACGGTGGAGCTGGTCACCCGCATCAAGAAGGAGACGGGCATCGAGGCCATGGCGCACCTGACGTGCGTGGGCCACTCGCGCGAGGAGCTGCGCGAGCTGTTGAAGCGGCTGGCGGACGCCAGGCTGGACAACCTGCTGGTGCTGCGCGGGGACCCGCCGCTGGGCGAGAAGCAGTTCGTGCCGACGCCGGGCGGCTTCCAGTACGCGTCGGAGATGGTGCGATTCATCCGAGAAGAGGATTTCAACTTCTGCCTCGGAGGGGCGTGCTATCCGGAGGGCCACGTGGAGACGCTCTCCCGGGACGACGACCTGCGTCATCTGAAGGAGAAGGTGGACGCGGGACTGGACTTCGTCGTCACGCAGCTCTTCTTCGACAACGCGTTCTTCTTCGACTTCGTGGAGCGGGCCCGTCGCGCGGGCATCAACGTCCCCATCGTCCCCGGCATCATGCCGATCACGAACTACGAGCAGCTCCAGC encodes the following:
- a CDS encoding ATPase domain-containing protein — encoded protein: MDSIPPEAEDSRLSSSTPHLDPILGGGWLRGGLYILTGPPGTGKTTLANQMCFNLAKQGVSSVYVTMLTETHARMVLHLRSLAFFQQELVGTHVHYVSGVNALKEGGARALLELLSQVLRDKGAQVLVIDGFNVVREHIRAHVPLREFLQSLSVRTSLTGCTTFLISSEEAKTTDVEHVMADGILSLQLERVGLKAIRGLEVIKFRGSNNLSGRHTLTIDQNGVCIFPRYEALHRSGSEKVADPSRRSRWGIPGLDAMCGGGLVTRSSTLLLGSPGGGKTLLGLHFLAEGAASGEPGLYFGFGEGAAQLLLKADSVGLPLRKWVEAGRVHVEVRAPVETLPDSLAQDLVSLVEQRGCRRLLLDGLESLVLEASDAGRTMRFLAALLNTLRDRDVTVLLTQQPNELFGPELHASIRGVEALADNVLFVRFFELSGRLHRLVSVLKMRDSDNDPHLRELAISSRGLEVRGSYAELDAVITGQPRPHAPATARSGNRTRKRASPPAKTAKKQVSRPPRGRKQR
- a CDS encoding SpoIID/LytB domain-containing protein — translated: MRPAVSLLLVTVLFTACAAPKPAPGKPPPPPPGQAGVSPDGGTGPLEAPAAPDGGAVGSDAGTPTLPGGEDPLAQGLPGPGDLKRLDFRGGEPRIPIRLMEGRREVMFSSRGRMRLRFGGPDDKVLDAAAGTRWTVRVTQGEPAVLSARVQLGEFRVADREGLSAAQEEWRARGLAVRAHVLGAVYGIAGKVIDNRRYLLLLDEALSPEAAARKQAELLREYGVRTSLFEEARTPARAILELRDESGVVVGLAQDRLDAETPDGAGFDVRQVEYGVGYDFHGFEDRTFRGALQLVVDRAGLLAVVNVVPLEDLLKGLVPAEIFARAHPEALKAQAVTARGEVLAKVGIKHLADPYLLCSEQHCAVYRGRTGEAASTTAAVEATRGEGLFSADGRLVDSVYSAVCGGHTEDNDVVWGGPPDPTLRGRPDVLEPAGRIPLPAHLEEWLSASDLPAACRLSSFAQPTKFRWEKRFTAAQVDALTEKLGVGRIQALALSERGVSGRARVLTLSGDRGATQVRGELNIRRLFGMLNSSMAVVEPERDAEGQLTGWLFRGGGWGHGVGMCQTGAIGRAEAGQRYQDILRHYFNGAEVAPIY
- a CDS encoding energy transducer TonB family protein, which translates into the protein MSTGPSPTDWRRRKRRGSPWRLVAAVALALLVHVAYVGAVLLAGSLQPGSASKDRKPVTRPTSVAVRPLTADQWAKNRGKNAPSAKVTQRPRAQEKKPEEKKPETRPEGQVVDVAPGNEQEAPDAKYLAESNNRVDKETRAREQTPFYRNATPQRTAPKDQQGADSQAQAPRIAGNNGMGNDDNPMSEAGQKSAFEIPDARRKSEVAVKTDPNTRGPGVVVNPQNESDEVVGNSKRLRIQPGLGEEQDGSAGRVGAPGVAALMPSRAVMDKVLGAAPNDHLDEADEGDATLLNTREWKYASFFNRVKQSVGMHWNPNEQLRRRDPTGSTYSGKDRYTLLEITLDEKGQVKDIQVEKSSGLDFLDLEAVSSFKRAQPFPNPPPGLLSQDAEVKFQFGFFMEFGGGPRMRLFRQPN
- a CDS encoding cation diffusion facilitator family transporter, whose protein sequence is METSVGDRSLALQQRSRKIRVVLLAILGANWVVAAAKLVFGLLSHSAAVTADGLHSFIDGGSNVLGLVAMGVASRPADEDHPYGHGKFEALASLGIGAMIGIGMLELGRMALDSLLKDKHPQVTATMAGVMVFTLVVNVAVTRVERHYGQKYKSTLLLADASHTMSDVWVTLAVLASLLLVWLGFPRADGLIALGVMVFVAWVAYGIVRQAVGILSDTARLDPVEVARHTTGVVGVRSCRDVRSRGMEESVYVDLKIEVDPNLSTAQAHEVADRVERAIQDNYPQVVDVVVHVEPARAGASRP
- a CDS encoding right-handed parallel beta-helix repeat-containing protein, producing the protein MKIRRGNCLTLKTPTAALAASLLMLGATAHAQDQGGWFNLPDLGTVAPSTPAPSPMAPPAAPGAPAAPGAPAPGAGPVARPALGVQPVPDTPVAELPAHPDHVNLAEPGPQPGIQAMPLSPAVPAAFSREWVVSQSGNDAGDGSAAAPFRTIAKAISQANPGEVIRVLAGTYPERIVIDTNAKPGTPDAKITLQGEGRPRIIPGNGGGALIQLRRPNWVIDGFEVDVQRQSFFAVTFQGDVTGSVLANSELHHGGAGAGVTTYDNARGATIENNHIHDFLKNTGDKDSHGVVVQPTSRDITVRNNDIHDNSGDSVQCLGPEGFSSLPPADGLVVENNHFYANRENAVDIKTCYRVVIRNNRMHQFRPSSTAKGDVVVVHYSARDVTVEDNEIYDSAKGISVGGNREGPMPSGIVIRRNRVRDISSVGGGEGTGIRLENSNGTVVVNNTITRVGTALIIGHGTGGPTQAAVVQNNIVDATPLAVSLGGQAPGVKMGSNLFPAGAQFKQNGTLVGLEQFKSATGDATSTAGSPDLGESFAPGPVAVDHGADVGLPFCGVGPDIGAVELGC
- a CDS encoding response regulator transcription factor, whose translation is MRRILIIEDEDILAATLCEILQDEGYEAFTARDGQDGLRLLAERAPDLVLLDLMMPLMDGRGFLMARALDARAQRIPVVVMSSASRSVLQGHAVAGFLAKPFKLEVLLDVISVTLSKAEPEKQRGG